One Cuculus canorus isolate bCucCan1 chromosome 1, bCucCan1.pri, whole genome shotgun sequence DNA segment encodes these proteins:
- the DUSP6 gene encoding dual specificity protein phosphatase 6, producing the protein MLIDTFRPVPFASEMAISKSVAWLNEQLEMGNERLLLMDCRPQELYESSHIESAINVAIPGIMLRRLQKGNLPLRSLVSSSSEEDRERFARRCGTDTVVLYDEHSRDWNENTGGESVLGLLLKRLKDEGCKAFYLEGGFSKFQAEFALHCETNLDSSCSSSSPPLPVLGLGGLRISSDSSSDIESDIDRDPNSATDSDGSPLSNNQPSFPVEILPYLYLGCAKDSTNLDVLEEFGIKYILNVTPNLPNLFENAGEFKYKQIPISDHWSQNLSQFFPEAISFIDEARGKNCGVLVHCLAGISRSVTVTVAYLMQKLNLSMNDAYDIVKMKKSNISPNFNFMGQLLDFERTLGLSSPCDNRVPNQQLYFTTPSNQNVFQVDSLQST; encoded by the exons ATGCTCATAGATACGTTCAGACCCGTCCCTTTCGCGTCGGAAATGGCGATTAGTAAATCCGTGGCGTGGCTGAACGAGCAGCTGGAGATGGGCAACGAGCGGCTGCTGCTGATGGACTGCCGGCCCCAGGAGTTGTACGAGTCGTCCCACATCGAATCGGCCATCAACGTGGCCATCCCAGGCATCATGCTGCGGCGGCTGCAGAAGGGCAACCTGCCCCTGCGCTCCCTGGTCTCCAGCAGCAGCGAGGAGGACCGCGAGCGCTTCGCCCGCCGGTGCGGCACCGACACGGTGGTGCTGTACGACGAGCACAGCCGCGACTGGAACGAGAACACGGGCGGCGAGTCcgtgctggggctgctcctcAAGCGCCTCAAAGACGAAGGCTGCAAGGCGTTTTATCTGGAAG GTGGTTTCAGCAAGTTCCAGGCCGAGTTCGCCCTCCACTGCGAAACTAACCTAGACAGTTCGTGTAGCAGCAGCTCTCCTCCTTTGCCAGTCCTGGGCTTGGGAGGCCTTCGAATCAGCTCCGATTCCTCATCAGACATTGAATCTGACATTGACAGAGACCCCAATAGTGCCACTGACTCCGATGGCAGCCCTCTCTCCAACAACCAGCCTTCCTTCCCGGTGGAGATTTTACCCTACCTCTACTTAGGCTGTGCCAAGGACTCCACTAATCTGGACGTTTTAGAAGAGTTTGGCATTAAATACATCTTGAACGTTACCCCCAACCTGCCTAATCTCTTTGAAAACGCCGGCGAATTCAAGTACAAGCAGATCCCGATCTCAGACCACTGGAGCCAAAATCTGTCTCAGTTCTTTCCCGAGGCCATCTCCTTTATAG aTGAAGCACGGGGGAAGAACTGTGGCGTCCTGGTGCATTGCTTAGCAGGGATCAGCCGCTCGGTCACAGTGACAGTGGCCTACCTCATGCAGAAGCTCAACTTGTCCATGAACGACGCCTACGATATCGTCAAGATGAAGAAGTCAAACATTTCGCCCAACTTCAACTTCATGGGTCAGTTGCTGGACTTTGAGCGGACTCTGGGGCTAAGCAGCCCCTGTGACAATAGAGTGCCCAACCAGCAGCTATACTTCACCACTCCTTCCAACCAGAACGTCTTCCAGGTGGATTCTCTGCAGTCCACGTGA